The Thermanaerovibrio acidaminovorans DSM 6589 genome contains a region encoding:
- a CDS encoding PTS transporter subunit EIIC: protein MQAGGAIFDNLPLVFAIGVAVGFAFDGAGAAALAGAVGYLTLTKAMVTINKDINMGVLAGILSGIVAGQLYNRFHHIKLPDFLGFFGGKRFVPIASAGVSIVLALIFGFIWPPIQQAIHGVGNWIVGAGLIGAFAFGALNRLLLPFGLHHVINSMVWFVFGSFTDKAGKVVTGDLSRFFAGDPTAGTFMTGFYPIMMFALPAAALAMYTTARSENRKAVSGILLSVALTSFLTGITEPIEFAFMFLAPALYVAHSILTGVSLAICEALGIHHGFGFSAGAIDYFLNYGLATKPFMLIPIGLAFGAVYYFLFVFMIKAMDLKTPGREEAASGRTASASTPEEIDQLAKLYIDSLGGAANIATLDSCITRLRLTVKDGKLVLEEEIRRLGATGIIRPNDRDMQIVVGTKADLIAGAIKRRLKG from the coding sequence ATGCAGGCCGGCGGAGCCATATTCGACAACCTGCCCCTGGTGTTCGCCATAGGGGTGGCGGTGGGCTTCGCCTTCGACGGGGCCGGCGCCGCCGCCCTGGCGGGGGCGGTGGGCTACCTGACCCTCACCAAGGCCATGGTGACCATCAACAAGGACATCAACATGGGGGTCCTGGCGGGGATCCTCTCCGGCATAGTGGCGGGCCAGCTCTACAACCGGTTCCACCACATCAAGCTACCGGACTTCCTGGGCTTCTTCGGCGGCAAGCGCTTCGTCCCCATCGCCTCCGCCGGGGTCAGCATCGTGCTGGCCCTCATCTTCGGGTTCATCTGGCCCCCCATCCAGCAGGCCATCCACGGGGTAGGCAACTGGATCGTGGGAGCGGGCCTCATTGGCGCCTTCGCCTTCGGGGCCCTCAACAGGCTCCTCCTGCCCTTCGGACTGCACCACGTGATAAACAGCATGGTCTGGTTCGTGTTCGGCTCCTTCACCGACAAGGCGGGCAAGGTGGTGACCGGTGACCTCTCCAGGTTCTTCGCCGGAGACCCCACCGCGGGCACCTTCATGACCGGCTTCTACCCCATAATGATGTTCGCCCTCCCCGCCGCGGCGCTGGCCATGTACACCACCGCCAGGTCCGAGAACCGCAAGGCGGTGAGCGGCATCCTCCTCAGCGTGGCACTCACCTCCTTCCTCACGGGCATCACGGAGCCCATCGAGTTCGCCTTCATGTTCCTGGCCCCGGCCCTCTACGTGGCCCACTCCATCCTCACTGGCGTATCCCTGGCCATCTGCGAGGCCCTGGGCATCCACCACGGCTTCGGATTCTCCGCCGGCGCCATAGACTACTTCCTCAACTACGGCCTGGCCACCAAGCCCTTCATGCTGATACCCATAGGGCTGGCCTTCGGCGCGGTCTACTACTTCCTCTTCGTCTTCATGATCAAGGCCATGGACCTCAAGACCCCCGGCCGGGAGGAGGCCGCCTCGGGCAGGACCGCCTCCGCCTCCACCCCGGAGGAGATAGACCAGCTGGCCAAGCTCTACATCGACAGCCTCGGCGGGGCGGCCAACATCGCCACCCTTGACTCCTGCATAACCCGGCTACGCCTCACCGTCAAGGACGGCAAGCTGGTCCTGGAGGAGGAGATCCGCCGCCTGGGAGCCACGGGGATCATAAGGCCCAACGACCGGGACATGCAGATAGTGGTGGGCACCAAGGCGGACCTGATAGCCGGCGCCATCAAGAGGCGCCTCAAGGGCTAG
- a CDS encoding GntR family transcriptional regulator, whose protein sequence is MTLHKESPVPLYYQLKERLLRKIEQGELKPGDPIPSERELCEIYQISRMTAAKAVSALVNEGVLVRQRGIGTFVAQPKPPCSSSRLGGFTDNIREAGLSSRTVIISFEEEAADGSLPERLMIQKGSPVLSVLRLRLVEEEPFSLEHAWIPKERFPDLSRELLEGDSLYRLFREHLRRPPVLARQTIEPVLASDYEARMLEVPPRCPVLLFRRVALDETGLPLEFSKCIYRGKRFLYEITFSI, encoded by the coding sequence TTGACCCTTCACAAGGAGAGCCCGGTGCCCCTCTACTACCAGCTGAAGGAGCGGCTCCTCCGGAAGATCGAGCAGGGGGAGCTGAAGCCCGGAGATCCCATCCCCTCCGAGAGGGAGCTGTGCGAGATCTACCAGATAAGCCGCATGACCGCCGCCAAGGCGGTCTCCGCCCTGGTAAACGAGGGGGTCCTGGTGAGACAGCGGGGCATAGGCACCTTCGTGGCCCAGCCCAAGCCCCCGTGCAGCTCCTCCCGGCTGGGGGGCTTCACGGACAACATCCGGGAGGCGGGGCTGTCCTCCAGGACGGTGATCATCTCCTTCGAGGAGGAGGCGGCGGACGGGAGCCTGCCCGAGAGGCTCATGATCCAGAAGGGCTCCCCGGTACTGAGCGTGCTGCGGCTCCGACTGGTGGAGGAGGAACCCTTCTCCCTGGAGCACGCCTGGATCCCCAAGGAGCGGTTCCCGGACCTCTCCCGGGAGCTACTGGAGGGGGACTCCCTCTACCGGCTCTTCCGGGAGCACCTGCGTCGGCCGCCGGTGCTGGCCCGGCAGACCATCGAGCCGGTGCTGGCCAGCGACTACGAGGCCAGGATGTTGGAGGTGCCCCCCCGGTGCCCGGTGCTCCTCTTCCGGCGGGTGGCCCTGGACGAGACGGGCCTTCCGCTGGAGTTCTCCAAGTGCATATACCGGGGCAAGAGGTTCCTCTACGAGATCACCTTCTCCATATAG
- a CDS encoding sodium ion-translocating decarboxylase subunit beta, whose protein sequence is MAHQLLLYFGKTLSAFTYKELVMILVGLGLIYLAVVKDFEPNLLLSMGFGTILVNIPFSSALDQLVDGKLSEGALSLLFNLGIATELFPLLIFIAVGAMCDFSPLISNPRMFVFGLAAQGGIFLTMGLALLMGFDINEAASIGIIGAADGPTSIYVSNRFAPHLLGPISVAAYTYMALVPLIQPPVIKLLTTRSERAMRMTYVQRDVSRFKLIAFPIVITVAASIVAPPSAALIGFLMFGNLLRVSGVTERLSQAAQNELANIVTILLGFTIAATMTGERFVNPSTLLIISMGLVAFVLDTACGILMAKGLNLFLPKHLKVNPMVGAAGISAFPMSARTIQKLGQEADPGNFLLMHAVGANVSGQIGSVLAGGLLLALLS, encoded by the coding sequence ATGGCTCACCAACTTCTGCTGTACTTCGGGAAGACCCTATCGGCCTTCACCTACAAGGAGCTGGTCATGATCCTGGTGGGGCTGGGGCTCATATACCTGGCGGTGGTCAAGGACTTTGAGCCCAACCTGCTGTTGTCCATGGGGTTCGGCACCATCCTGGTGAACATCCCCTTCAGCTCCGCCCTGGACCAGCTGGTGGACGGCAAGCTCTCCGAGGGGGCGCTTTCGCTGCTCTTCAACCTGGGTATCGCCACGGAGCTGTTCCCGCTGCTCATTTTCATCGCAGTTGGGGCCATGTGCGACTTCTCACCCCTCATCTCCAACCCCAGGATGTTCGTCTTCGGCCTGGCGGCCCAGGGGGGCATTTTCCTCACCATGGGGCTGGCGCTACTCATGGGCTTCGACATCAACGAGGCGGCCTCCATCGGCATAATAGGTGCCGCCGACGGGCCCACCTCCATATACGTCTCCAACCGGTTCGCCCCGCACCTTTTGGGCCCCATATCGGTGGCGGCCTACACCTACATGGCCCTGGTACCCCTAATACAGCCTCCGGTGATCAAGCTCCTCACCACCCGATCCGAGCGGGCCATGAGGATGACCTACGTCCAAAGGGACGTTTCCCGATTCAAGCTGATCGCCTTCCCCATAGTCATAACCGTGGCGGCCTCCATAGTGGCCCCCCCATCCGCAGCCCTCATAGGATTCCTCATGTTCGGCAACCTGCTCAGGGTAAGCGGCGTCACCGAACGGCTATCCCAGGCGGCCCAGAACGAGCTGGCCAACATAGTGACCATCCTGCTGGGCTTCACCATAGCGGCCACCATGACGGGGGAGCGGTTCGTGAATCCATCCACGTTGCTCATAATCTCCATGGGGCTTGTGGCCTTCGTGCTCGACACCGCCTGCGGTATCCTGATGGCCAAGGGGCTAAACCTGTTCCTCCCCAAGCACCTGAAGGTGAACCCCATGGTGGGCGCCGCGGGGATCTCCGCCTTCCCCATGTCCGCCCGGACCATCCAGAAGCTGGGCCAGGAGGCAGACCCAGGGAACTTCCTCCTGATGCACGCCGTGGGGGCCAACGTGTCGGGCCAGATAGGCTCCGTCCTGGCGGGGGGGCTCCTGCTGGCCCTGCTGAGCTAG
- a CDS encoding glycosyl hydrolase family 18 protein: MIRALFMALAGLVLPLILVPGAVGSEGVPAEQRAVEVPLYVSTLGDRPVRFGSAIQDGERLLFPLSVLRRTGANVAFNQESKLVVMEVQRSPLIDFPVPAEGMRLTAPGRSVNGDVYMDVAGFEPVLGIAFQPLDDGVVLMRASSRGELPLRSPLGNQIQHPFSLVWDPLYRTDPHQDPSFPPVSVVSPSWFRIRPDGEVEFKGRASYVEGAHRLGAQVWPLVNNGFDPSATKTFLNDPAAVNRAVARLAAYAMLFGVDGFNLDFENMDPADRDAYSAFVQAVAERMRPLGRKTSVDVTVESTSAFWSRCYDRRALGEAADYVMVMTYDEHWGRSPVAGSVASLPWVQRGVEGLLRSVPAEKLLLGLPFYTREWEETQTQSGVKVRSKALSMAAAEARVRDNSASLTWLEEAGQMYAEYRSGGKRYRIWLEDERSLALKSSLVPRYGLAGVAAWRRGFERPEVWAAIHNTIGAAAARSRVSTAQ, translated from the coding sequence ATGATCCGAGCCCTTTTCATGGCCCTGGCAGGCCTGGTGCTACCCCTTATCCTGGTCCCCGGGGCGGTGGGCTCCGAGGGGGTCCCCGCGGAGCAGAGGGCCGTCGAAGTGCCCCTCTACGTGTCCACCCTGGGGGATAGGCCGGTGAGGTTCGGCTCCGCCATCCAGGACGGGGAGAGGCTCCTCTTCCCGTTGAGCGTCCTGCGCCGCACCGGGGCCAACGTGGCCTTCAACCAGGAGTCGAAGCTGGTGGTCATGGAGGTCCAACGGAGCCCGCTAATCGATTTCCCGGTGCCGGCGGAGGGCATGAGGCTCACCGCCCCGGGCCGGTCGGTGAACGGCGACGTTTACATGGACGTGGCGGGCTTCGAGCCCGTTCTTGGCATCGCCTTCCAGCCCCTGGATGACGGGGTGGTGCTCATGAGGGCCTCATCCAGGGGGGAGCTGCCCCTCAGGTCCCCCCTGGGGAACCAGATCCAGCACCCCTTCTCCCTGGTCTGGGACCCCCTCTACAGGACCGATCCCCACCAGGACCCCTCTTTCCCCCCCGTGTCGGTGGTCTCCCCATCCTGGTTCAGGATCCGCCCCGACGGGGAGGTGGAGTTCAAGGGCCGGGCCTCCTACGTGGAGGGGGCCCACCGGCTGGGGGCCCAGGTGTGGCCCCTGGTGAACAACGGCTTCGATCCCTCCGCCACCAAGACGTTCCTCAACGACCCTGCGGCGGTGAACCGGGCGGTGGCACGACTGGCCGCCTATGCGATGCTCTTCGGGGTCGATGGCTTCAACCTGGACTTCGAGAACATGGATCCCGCAGACCGGGACGCCTACAGCGCCTTCGTCCAGGCGGTGGCGGAGCGGATGCGCCCCCTGGGGCGCAAGACCTCGGTGGACGTCACCGTGGAGTCCACCAGCGCCTTCTGGTCCCGGTGCTACGACCGGCGGGCCCTGGGGGAGGCGGCGGACTACGTGATGGTGATGACCTACGACGAGCACTGGGGCCGCAGCCCCGTGGCGGGCTCCGTGGCGTCCCTTCCCTGGGTCCAGCGGGGGGTGGAGGGGCTGCTTAGGAGCGTCCCGGCGGAGAAGCTCCTGCTGGGGCTCCCCTTCTACACCCGGGAGTGGGAGGAGACCCAGACCCAGTCGGGGGTCAAGGTGAGGTCCAAGGCCCTCTCCATGGCCGCCGCGGAGGCCCGGGTCCGGGATAACTCCGCATCCCTCACCTGGCTGGAGGAGGCGGGGCAGATGTACGCGGAGTACAGGAGCGGGGGCAAGCGCTACCGCATATGGCTGGAGGACGAGAGGTCCCTGGCCCTTAAGTCCTCCCTGGTGCCCCGGTACGGCCTGGCGGGGGTGGCCGCCTGGCGGCGGGGCTTCGAGCGCCCCGAGGTGTGGGCGGCGATCCACAACACCATCGGCGCCGCCGCCGCCAGATCGAGAGTGTCAACCGCACAGTAA
- a CDS encoding biotin transporter BioY has product MHSISASSSRTRHWVLAGLFAALTAVGAFIRIPIPYVPFTLQFFFCALSGILLGSRWGFASQVIYVLMGLSGLPVFTAGGGPSYVFQPTFGYLVGFCLGGYLTGLIWERAKARNFLWAYLAALGGLAVIYLVGVPYLWMIVDMYLGKGRGVAWAVKVGFLTPIGGDLVLCALIAMVALRLDKLGVRLVRG; this is encoded by the coding sequence TTGCATTCCATAAGCGCTTCTTCCTCTAGGACCAGGCATTGGGTTTTGGCGGGGCTCTTCGCCGCCCTGACCGCGGTTGGGGCCTTCATCCGGATCCCCATCCCTTACGTCCCCTTCACGCTCCAGTTCTTCTTCTGCGCCCTGTCGGGGATCCTGCTGGGCTCCCGGTGGGGCTTCGCCTCCCAGGTGATCTACGTCCTCATGGGGCTTTCTGGCCTTCCGGTCTTCACCGCCGGCGGCGGCCCCTCCTACGTCTTCCAGCCCACCTTCGGCTACCTGGTGGGCTTCTGCCTCGGGGGGTACCTGACGGGGCTCATCTGGGAGAGGGCCAAAGCAAGGAACTTCCTGTGGGCCTACCTGGCGGCCCTGGGGGGCCTTGCGGTGATCTACCTGGTGGGGGTCCCGTACCTGTGGATGATCGTGGACATGTACCTGGGCAAGGGGCGCGGAGTGGCCTGGGCGGTCAAGGTGGGTTTCCTGACCCCCATAGGCGGGGACCTGGTGCTGTGCGCCCTGATCGCCATGGTGGCCCTCCGGCTCGATAAGCTGGGTGTCCGGCTGGTGAGGGGGTAG
- the bioB gene encoding biotin synthase BioB gives MSLAISAARSVLCGGSIHVEDALELLSCPLEELEEGARMIRRALVPAGVELCSICSVHTGGCSEDCAFCAQSTRAPGGAVVDLDLDSVISMARRARSFGVARFSLVSSGLRAPGWVVDLAVQAAPILRDMGLSPCVSLGMLDRRDLLRLQLAGVERIHCNLEASPAFFPKVCSTHWWGQKMEFISMARTMGFQVCCGGIIGMGEGWEDRLALSVWSRRLGAQSFPVNVLDPIGGTPLEGAAPLPPEDFLRFVCVLRYIHPTARIRIAGGRRLIRPMDRRSLEGPVDSLMTGDYLTTRGVSFQEDLEMISSLGLAPVMAR, from the coding sequence GTGTCCCTGGCCATCTCCGCCGCCCGGTCGGTCCTGTGCGGCGGGTCCATCCATGTGGAGGATGCGCTGGAGCTGCTCTCCTGTCCCCTGGAGGAGCTGGAGGAGGGGGCCCGCATGATCCGGCGGGCCCTGGTGCCGGCCGGGGTGGAGCTCTGCTCCATATGCTCGGTACACACCGGGGGTTGCTCCGAGGACTGCGCCTTCTGCGCCCAGTCCACCCGGGCCCCTGGGGGGGCAGTGGTGGACCTGGACCTGGACTCGGTGATCTCCATGGCCCGCAGGGCCCGGTCCTTCGGGGTGGCCCGGTTCTCCCTGGTCTCCTCGGGGCTCAGGGCCCCCGGATGGGTGGTGGACCTGGCGGTCCAGGCGGCCCCCATCCTCCGGGACATGGGGCTCTCCCCCTGCGTGTCCCTGGGGATGTTGGACCGGCGGGATCTACTGCGGCTCCAGCTGGCCGGGGTGGAGCGGATCCACTGCAACCTGGAGGCCTCCCCCGCCTTCTTCCCCAAGGTCTGCTCCACCCACTGGTGGGGGCAGAAGATGGAGTTCATAAGCATGGCCCGGACCATGGGGTTCCAGGTCTGTTGCGGTGGCATCATCGGCATGGGGGAGGGCTGGGAGGACCGGCTAGCCCTGTCGGTCTGGAGCCGCCGGCTGGGGGCGCAATCCTTCCCGGTGAACGTTCTGGATCCCATAGGGGGGACCCCCCTGGAGGGGGCCGCCCCCCTTCCCCCCGAGGACTTCCTCCGGTTCGTCTGCGTCCTGCGCTACATCCATCCCACGGCGAGGATCCGGATCGCCGGTGGGCGTCGGCTCATCCGCCCCATGGACCGGCGCTCCCTGGAGGGGCCGGTGGACTCCCTCATGACCGGCGACTACCTGACAACCCGGGGGGTGTCCTTCCAGGAGGACCTGGAGATGATCTCCTCCCTTGGGCTGGCCCCGGTGATGGCTCGGTGA
- the bioD gene encoding dethiobiotin synthase has protein sequence MSGAFWILGTGTDVGKTHLSCLILRAAGAMGRRWGYFKPVGTGVRLVDRVPMPEDGVAVSRVTGADPRDLVGLWFRFPASPHLSASLEGASIGPREEALVRDRLDLVIRSHPVTLIEGAGGAAVPLGDGLMLAHWVARWGHPAALVAPGGLGTLSCVVTGLEYLRSLGVDVRCVVLNRFDPEDPIHRDNARWIRDNCGVPVFTVAPEGSHGDLVGEWMETFMEVMGLEDE, from the coding sequence GTGAGCGGCGCCTTCTGGATCCTTGGCACCGGGACCGACGTGGGGAAGACCCACCTGTCCTGCCTGATCCTCCGGGCCGCCGGCGCCATGGGGCGGCGCTGGGGCTACTTCAAGCCCGTGGGCACCGGGGTCCGGCTGGTGGACCGGGTGCCCATGCCGGAGGACGGGGTGGCGGTCTCCCGGGTCACCGGCGCGGACCCAAGGGACCTGGTGGGCCTATGGTTCCGCTTCCCCGCCTCGCCCCACCTTTCCGCCTCCCTGGAGGGGGCCTCCATAGGGCCCAGGGAGGAGGCGCTGGTGAGGGACCGGCTGGACCTGGTTATCCGGTCCCACCCGGTGACCCTCATCGAGGGGGCCGGGGGGGCGGCGGTACCCCTGGGGGATGGGCTCATGCTGGCCCACTGGGTGGCCCGATGGGGTCATCCCGCCGCCCTTGTGGCCCCCGGGGGCCTTGGGACCTTGAGCTGTGTGGTGACCGGCCTGGAGTACCTACGGTCCCTGGGGGTGGACGTACGGTGCGTCGTCCTGAACCGTTTCGACCCGGAGGACCCGATCCACCGGGACAACGCCCGCTGGATCCGGGACAACTGTGGGGTCCCGGTGTTCACCGTGGCCCCGGAGGGGTCTCACGGGGACCTGGTGGGGGAGTGGATGGAGACCTTCATGGAGGTGATGGGGCTTGAGGATGAGTAG
- the bioA gene encoding adenosylmethionine--8-amino-7-oxononanoate transaminase: protein MSSLVERDLRVNWHPCTQMADHQDFPPLVVTSARGVWLHLENGGRLLDGISSWWVNLFGHCHPRLLRVLADQASRLDHCMFASLTHPWAVELSERLTALSGLHRVFYADNGSSAVELAMKMAYHYQVNLGHPERKLFAHLSGSYHGETLGALSVGDLGLYGEPYRGITRRNLRLEGPNCVDCSYGGTRSFCSLECLKRDVATLEAAAPEVCAVIVEPLVQGAAGMRMYPAGYFRGLREAAGRLGILFIDDEIAMGFGRTGRIFAYQHAGVVPDLVCLSKGITGGMMPFSAVLATEGIYQAFYGGGLERAFLHSHSYCGNPLGCALGIEVLKMLEDMEVTALVGRLGDRLVDLMERYFRPFRYTWDIRSLGLVGAVELRRPDGSLLPPQMRLGRQIGLECMRRGVLLRPLGDVIYFLPPYVIGEDELELMVRTACQAAERVLEGADL, encoded by the coding sequence ATGAGTAGCCTGGTGGAGCGGGATCTAAGGGTCAACTGGCATCCCTGCACCCAGATGGCGGACCACCAAGATTTCCCCCCCCTGGTGGTCACCTCCGCCAGGGGGGTGTGGCTCCACCTGGAGAACGGGGGCCGTCTCCTGGACGGCATATCCTCCTGGTGGGTGAACCTCTTCGGCCACTGCCACCCACGGTTGTTGAGGGTCCTGGCGGATCAGGCCTCCCGGCTGGACCACTGCATGTTCGCCTCCCTCACCCACCCCTGGGCGGTGGAGCTCTCCGAGCGGCTCACCGCCCTGTCGGGCCTCCATCGGGTCTTCTACGCGGACAACGGGTCCTCCGCGGTGGAGCTGGCCATGAAGATGGCCTACCACTACCAGGTCAATCTTGGGCACCCGGAGCGGAAGTTGTTCGCCCACCTGTCGGGTAGCTACCACGGGGAGACCCTGGGGGCCTTGAGCGTGGGAGACCTGGGGCTATACGGGGAGCCCTACCGGGGTATAACCCGCCGCAATCTGAGGCTAGAGGGTCCCAACTGTGTCGACTGCTCCTACGGAGGTACGCGGAGCTTCTGCTCCCTTGAGTGTCTCAAGAGGGACGTGGCAACCCTCGAAGCGGCCGCACCGGAGGTCTGTGCGGTGATCGTGGAGCCCCTGGTCCAGGGGGCGGCGGGGATGAGGATGTACCCCGCCGGATACTTCCGGGGGCTCCGGGAGGCGGCGGGGCGCCTGGGGATCCTCTTCATCGACGACGAGATAGCCATGGGGTTCGGCCGGACCGGAAGGATCTTCGCCTACCAGCACGCGGGGGTGGTGCCGGACCTGGTGTGCCTATCCAAGGGCATAACCGGCGGGATGATGCCCTTCTCGGCGGTGCTGGCCACCGAAGGGATCTACCAGGCCTTCTACGGAGGGGGCCTGGAGCGGGCCTTCCTCCACAGCCACAGCTACTGCGGCAACCCCCTGGGGTGTGCCCTGGGGATAGAGGTGCTGAAGATGCTGGAGGATATGGAGGTAACGGCCCTGGTGGGACGACTCGGGGATCGCCTCGTGGACCTGATGGAGCGATACTTCAGGCCCTTTAGGTACACATGGGACATTAGGTCCTTGGGGCTGGTGGGGGCGGTTGAGTTGCGCCGTCCCGACGGATCTCTCCTGCCGCCTCAAATGAGGCTAGGGCGACAGATCGGGCTTGAGTGCATGAGGCGGGGGGTGCTCTTGAGGCCCCTGGGGGATGTCATCTACTTCCTCCCGCCGTACGTTATAGGGGAAGACGAGCTGGAACTAATGGTCAGGACCGCATGCCAGGCGGCGGAGAGGGTGCTCGAAGGGGCAGATCTTTAA
- a CDS encoding substrate-binding periplasmic protein → MEEQGEIEGAVLERTCAIGHKISEAVEVSTAQEAKRRSLFSGLERYAKEARRNFDRFLKIRSAASVPGRITFGHDDSYAPWVYLSEGTSKGISVEVARKAASALGLNGDFIGAPWDQVFPLLVEGRIDVILNAGWPNSYFDSFPVAATRPYGTFKTRIYASRKDGLGRTRDLGSLRDMKGMSVGVQRGGTGNLISILKSRGARVVEIDNDPLSFAEHMWNRVDLVACEERVAKHLNDTIYDGLFEPVGDVLETVNVVMLVHRDRQDLLQRLNGAI, encoded by the coding sequence GTGGAGGAACAGGGTGAGATCGAGGGGGCGGTGCTGGAGAGGACCTGCGCCATCGGACACAAGATAAGCGAGGCGGTGGAGGTGTCCACCGCCCAGGAGGCCAAGCGGAGGTCCCTCTTCTCCGGCCTGGAGCGGTACGCCAAGGAGGCCAGGAGGAACTTCGATCGGTTCCTCAAGATCCGGTCCGCCGCTTCCGTCCCGGGGAGGATCACCTTCGGCCACGACGACTCCTACGCCCCCTGGGTCTACCTGTCCGAGGGGACCTCCAAGGGGATAAGCGTGGAGGTGGCCCGGAAGGCCGCCTCCGCCCTGGGGCTAAATGGGGACTTCATCGGTGCCCCGTGGGACCAGGTCTTCCCCCTGCTTGTGGAGGGCCGGATAGACGTCATCCTGAACGCCGGCTGGCCGAACTCCTACTTCGACAGCTTCCCCGTGGCGGCCACCAGGCCCTACGGGACCTTCAAGACCCGCATCTACGCCTCCCGGAAGGACGGTCTCGGAAGGACCAGGGACCTGGGATCCCTCCGGGACATGAAGGGGATGTCCGTTGGGGTCCAGAGGGGGGGCACCGGCAACCTCATATCCATCCTCAAGTCCCGGGGGGCAAGGGTGGTTGAGATAGATAACGACCCGCTGAGCTTCGCGGAACACATGTGGAACCGGGTGGACCTGGTGGCCTGCGAGGAGCGGGTGGCCAAGCACCTGAACGACACCATCTACGACGGGCTCTTCGAGCCCGTGGGGGACGTGCTTGAGACGGTCAACGTGGTCATGCTGGTCCACCGGGACCGACAGGATCTGCTCCAGAGGCTGAACGGCGCCATCTGA